The Raphanus sativus cultivar WK10039 chromosome 2, ASM80110v3, whole genome shotgun sequence genome includes a region encoding these proteins:
- the LOC108843094 gene encoding probable WRKY transcription factor 26: MGSFNQQRSVPKFKSATPSPLPLSSYFSLPPGLTQADLLDSPLLFTSSNVLPSPTTGTFPLKSLNWKSNGLLIDQNEIKAEDGKEKQFDFAFNTNQTSPLLFISHFQTGDETSTQVNVPKVHESGNKTSEDGYNWRKYGQKQVKGSENPRSYFRCTYPNCVTKKKVETSLLKGHVTEIVYKGSHNHPKPESTRRSASTAATSDVSSHQSGAGEDNVVDAKRGKREEAVKEPRVVVQTTSDIDILDDGYRWRKYGQKVVKGNPNPRSYYKCTFTGCCVRKQVERAFHDAKSVITTYEGKHNHHIPPTQRKISHLSMADCVSF; the protein is encoded by the exons ATGGGATCTTTCAACCAGCAAAGATCTGTTCCTAAGTTCAAATCAGCAACTCCGTCGCCACTTCCTCTCTCTTCCTACTTCTCTTTGCCTCCTGGTCTTACTCAAGCCGACCTTCTTGACTCTCCTCTTCTCTTCACTTCCTCCAAC GTTTTGCCATCTCCAACGACAGGCACTTTTCCTTTGAAGTCTCTAAACTGGAAGAGCAACGGTTTGCTCATCGACCAGAATGAAATCAAAGCTGAAGATGGGAAGGAGAAGCAGTTTGATTTTGCATTCAATACCAACCAGACATCTCCTCTTTTGTTCATATCTCATTTTCAGACAGGAGATGAGACCTCAACTCAAGTGAATGTACCCAAAGTTCATGAGTCTGGTAACAAAACCTCTGAAGATGGATACAACTGGCGTAAATACGGACAGAAGCAAGTCAAAGGAAGCGAAAACCCTAGGAGTTACTTCAGATGCACTTATCCAAACTGCGTCACAAAGAAGAAAGTGGAGACGTCTCTTCTGAAGGGTCATGTCACTGAGATTGTCTATAAAGGAAGCCACAACCATCCCAAACCCGAATCAACAAGAAGGTCAGCTTCCACTGCGGCAACAAGTGACGTCAGTTCTCATCAGAGTGGTGCTGGTGAAGATAACGTAGTAGATGCCAAAAGAGG GAAAAGAGAAGAGGCTGTGAAGGAGCCAAGAGTGGTGGTTCAGACAACAAGTGATATAGACATCCTTGACGATGGTTACAGATGGAGAAAGTATGGTCAGAAAGTCGTTAAAGGCAATCCAAATCCAAg GAGCTATTACAAGTGCACATTCACAGGATGTTGCGTAAGGAAGCAAGTGGAGAGAGCATTCCATGACGCAAAGTCAGTGATCACCACTTACGAAGGAAAGCATAACCACCACATCCCCCCAACCCAAAGAAAGATATCACACCTCAGCATGGCAGATTGTGTTAGCTTTTAG